One window of the Clostridia bacterium genome contains the following:
- the efp gene encoding elongation factor P, producing MITAGDFRKGSTFEMDGKVYVVVDFQHVKPGKGSAFVRTKIKNVITGQVLETTFSPTDKFPVAVIERKEMQYSYNDGELYYFMDTNTYEQLPLNHDQVAEALNFIKEETLVTILFYKGQPFSVVPPNFVELEVTFTEPGIQGDTAKAGNKPAVLETGYNIQVPLFINQGDKIRVDTRDGTYMERVK from the coding sequence ATGATAACGGCAGGAGATTTCCGCAAAGGCTCCACTTTTGAAATGGATGGAAAGGTTTATGTTGTTGTAGATTTCCAACACGTAAAGCCCGGCAAAGGATCAGCTTTTGTGAGAACAAAAATCAAAAATGTCATAACAGGACAAGTTTTGGAAACAACATTTAGCCCTACTGATAAATTTCCAGTAGCGGTTATAGAACGTAAGGAAATGCAATATTCCTACAATGACGGTGAATTGTATTATTTCATGGACACCAATACCTATGAACAATTGCCGCTCAATCACGATCAGGTAGCAGAAGCATTAAACTTCATCAAAGAAGAAACCTTAGTAACTATTTTGTTCTATAAAGGTCAGCCTTTTTCCGTTGTTCCGCCCAACTTTGTAGAACTTGAAGTAACATTTACCGAACCTGGAATACAAGGCGATACTGCAAAAGCAGGCAACAAGCCCGCTGTTTTGGAAACAGGATATAATATTCAAGTTCCTTTATTCATCAACCAAGGCGATAAGATCAGAGTTGATACACGTGATGGAACATATATGGAAAGAGTAAAGTAA
- a CDS encoding superoxide dismutase has protein sequence MFEQVKLKYNFNDLEPYIDELTMITHYQKHHAAYTNNFNAAVEKAGLVGKSAEEILVGLDQVKDEALKAQLKNNGGGYYNHNLYFKTMAPNGKKAPEGKLAEKINATFGSFEALKEKLSQAAAARFGSGWAWLSADKQGNLSVTSSPNQDNPITETKGEWTPILGIDVWEHAYYLKYKNLRGDYIKEFFNVIDWQEVENLYNQKISM, from the coding sequence ATGTTTGAACAAGTGAAACTAAAATATAATTTTAATGATTTGGAACCTTATATCGATGAATTGACGATGATTACACATTATCAAAAACACCATGCTGCTTATACTAATAATTTTAATGCAGCAGTTGAAAAAGCAGGATTAGTTGGAAAATCTGCAGAAGAAATTCTTGTAGGTCTTGATCAAGTTAAAGATGAAGCTTTAAAAGCACAGCTTAAGAATAACGGCGGCGGCTATTATAACCATAACTTATATTTCAAAACAATGGCGCCCAACGGCAAAAAAGCCCCTGAAGGTAAACTTGCTGAAAAGATTAACGCTACATTTGGAAGTTTTGAAGCACTCAAAGAAAAACTTAGTCAGGCTGCTGCTGCAAGATTTGGTTCTGGCTGGGCATGGCTTTCAGCTGACAAGCAAGGCAATCTGAGTGTTACATCTTCTCCCAATCAAGACAATCCTATAACCGAAACGAAAGGCGAATGGACCCCTATACTAGGTATTGATGTTTGGGAGCATGCATATTATCTTAAGTACAAAAACCTTCGCGGAGATTATATCAAAGAGTTCTTTAATGTAATCGACTGGCAGGAAGTTGAAAATCTATATAATCAAAAAATTTCAATGTAA
- a CDS encoding Xaa-Pro peptidase family protein yields MEKIKNLFESNSIDSYLLISEDNRQYFSGLRTSFGGVILHKNAKYYITDFRYEYAAKETLTDWELRFVKYSEFYDTVKSILHSLGAKTVGFEDKTLTYSEAQDLKQTLSDFELVPCSDIVDTLRMVKTEDEIKLIKASQEITEKALSATIERIKPKMSERDVCAEIIYNMYLNGADGLSFEPIVAMGVNTSKPHHSYSDYRLEKDDFITVDIGCKYKGYCSDMTRTFTLGEPDKKLVEIYNIVKKAQEYALASIKAGMTGHEADSFAREYITANGYGKEFGHGLGHAVGLFIHENPRLGVGSKTVLKENMVVTVEPGIYVQGLGGVRIEDMIVIKNDGNVNLTHFSKDMKI; encoded by the coding sequence ATGGAAAAAATAAAAAATTTGTTTGAAAGTAATTCAATTGATAGTTATCTATTGATTAGTGAAGACAACAGACAATATTTTTCTGGATTAAGAACGTCTTTTGGCGGTGTTATATTACATAAAAATGCAAAATATTATATTACTGACTTTAGATACGAATATGCTGCCAAAGAAACCTTGACTGACTGGGAATTAAGATTTGTTAAATATTCTGAATTCTATGACACAGTTAAGAGCATATTGCATAGCTTAGGTGCAAAGACAGTTGGATTTGAAGACAAGACGCTTACTTATTCCGAAGCACAGGACTTAAAGCAAACGCTTTCTGATTTTGAGCTTGTACCGTGTTCAGATATTGTTGACACTCTTCGTATGGTAAAAACCGAAGATGAAATAAAATTAATCAAAGCTTCTCAGGAAATTACCGAAAAGGCTTTGAGCGCTACGATTGAACGCATTAAGCCCAAAATGAGCGAAAGAGATGTTTGCGCTGAAATTATTTATAATATGTATCTTAACGGTGCAGATGGACTTAGCTTTGAACCCATTGTAGCTATGGGCGTCAATACATCTAAACCGCATCACAGCTATTCGGATTATCGTTTGGAAAAAGACGATTTTATTACGGTTGATATTGGTTGCAAGTATAAAGGCTATTGTTCTGATATGACCAGAACATTTACCTTGGGCGAACCTGATAAAAAACTTGTTGAAATATATAATATAGTAAAAAAGGCGCAAGAATATGCCCTTGCCAGCATTAAAGCAGGAATGACAGGACATGAGGCGGATTCTTTTGCCAGAGAATACATTACAGCCAATGGATATGGAAAAGAGTTTGGACACGGACTTGGTCATGCTGTTGGACTTTTTATTCATGAAAATCCCCGTTTGGGAGTAGGTTCAAAAACAGTATTAAAAGAAAATATGGTAGTAACGGTCGAACCTGGTATTTATGTACAAGGTTTGGGCGGAGTCAGAATAGAAGATATGATAGTTATTAAAAATGACGGTAATGTCAATCTGACTCACTTCTCAAAAGATATGAAAATTTAG
- a CDS encoding ABC transporter ATP-binding protein, producing the protein MLKILSVSKTYAKSTFKAVDNLTLHAKKGVIYGFIGPNGAGKTTTIKMLTGILPFEEGSIEINGYDLKRDTINAKRSIGFVPDNHVIYEKLTGREYINFMADIYKVDLRQRKQLADKYLEMFNLTKDVDSQISSYSHGMKQKICVIGALIHNPPLWVLDEPLTGLDPQSAFELKNLMKEHTKEGNTVFFSTHVLEVAEKLCDRIGIINKGQLILEGTMDEIKAMGQEGESLEQIFLRLTKRA; encoded by the coding sequence ATGCTCAAAATATTATCAGTAAGCAAAACTTATGCAAAAAGTACTTTCAAAGCGGTAGATAATCTTACGCTTCATGCCAAAAAAGGTGTCATATACGGTTTTATTGGACCCAACGGTGCAGGAAAAACAACTACTATAAAAATGTTGACAGGCATTTTACCGTTTGAAGAAGGTTCTATTGAAATTAATGGTTATGACCTAAAACGCGATACTATCAACGCCAAACGCAGTATCGGATTTGTTCCAGATAATCATGTTATTTATGAGAAGCTAACAGGTCGCGAATATATTAATTTTATGGCAGATATTTATAAGGTTGACTTAAGACAAAGAAAGCAATTAGCAGATAAATATCTTGAAATGTTTAATCTTACTAAAGATGTAGATTCTCAAATATCCTCTTATTCACATGGTATGAAGCAAAAAATTTGCGTAATTGGTGCTTTGATTCATAATCCGCCGCTTTGGGTTTTGGATGAACCGCTTACTGGTCTTGATCCTCAATCAGCCTTTGAATTAAAAAATCTAATGAAAGAACATACCAAAGAGGGAAACACAGTATTTTTCTCTACACATGTTTTGGAAGTTGCCGAAAAACTATGTGACCGCATAGGCATAATTAACAAAGGTCAACTTATCTTAGAAGGAACTATGGACGAAATAAAAGCTATGGGTCAAGAAGGCGAGTCTTTGGAGCAAATATTCTTAAGACTTACAAAACGTGCTTAA
- a CDS encoding glycerophosphodiester phosphodiesterase family protein, with product MNDNKKWLFSRPIAHRGLHDQEAPENTLAAFEKAKSANYPIELDIREIDDGTIIVFHDEKLCRLTGQDGYVGNLVQENLKKYHIQNTEQTIPTFEEVLELVNGQVPLLIEIKNNNKVGKFEQKVIDMLKTYDGEYAVQSFNPYCLEYFKRKAPHIQRGQLSSFFVGEKSISFFKKYVLKRMLLNRITKPDFISYDHNYLPNIYVSKTKLPVLTWTVRSQKEYEGIKPYCDNIIFENFIPEINN from the coding sequence ATGAACGATAATAAAAAATGGCTTTTTTCCAGGCCCATAGCACATAGAGGCTTACATGACCAAGAAGCTCCTGAAAATACTTTGGCAGCTTTTGAAAAAGCGAAGTCAGCTAACTATCCAATTGAACTAGATATTAGAGAAATAGATGACGGCACGATAATAGTTTTTCATGATGAAAAGCTATGCAGACTTACGGGACAAGATGGCTATGTTGGAAACCTGGTTCAAGAAAATTTGAAAAAATATCATATTCAAAATACAGAACAGACTATCCCCACATTTGAAGAAGTTTTGGAACTTGTTAACGGTCAAGTACCTCTGCTGATTGAAATAAAAAATAACAATAAAGTAGGTAAATTTGAGCAAAAAGTAATTGATATGCTCAAAACTTACGATGGAGAATACGCTGTTCAATCATTTAATCCGTATTGTCTTGAATATTTTAAGCGTAAAGCTCCTCATATACAACGCGGTCAATTGTCTTCATTTTTTGTAGGAGAAAAATCTATAAGCTTTTTCAAAAAATATGTTTTAAAGCGTATGTTGCTTAATCGCATAACAAAACCTGATTTTATTTCTTACGATCACAATTATCTGCCTAATATCTATGTATCAAAAACCAAGCTTCCTGTTCTTACTTGGACTGTACGTTCTCAAAAAGAATATGAAGGAATCAAACCTTATTGTGATAATATAATCTTTGAAAACTTTATTCCTGAAATTAATAACTAA
- the rbfA gene encoding 30S ribosome-binding factor RbfA: protein MSIREKRVNSEIMKNLSEVLSKLKNPSITAMVSVMRVDTTNDLKHCKVWLSLYGSEDQCKETFEAIEHSSGYIRHELASMMKDLRTMPELHFLRDDSLEYSQKINKIISEINTRKDDVKS from the coding sequence ATGTCAATTAGAGAAAAGCGTGTTAATTCAGAAATAATGAAAAATTTGAGTGAGGTATTATCTAAGCTCAAAAATCCTTCCATAACAGCTATGGTCAGTGTAATGCGTGTAGATACTACCAACGATCTAAAACATTGCAAAGTTTGGCTTAGCTTGTATGGATCTGAAGATCAATGCAAAGAAACATTTGAAGCGATAGAACACAGTTCTGGTTATATCAGACATGAACTTGCATCTATGATGAAAGATTTGCGCACTATGCCGGAACTGCATTTTTTACGCGATGATTCTTTGGAATACTCACAAAAGATTAATAAAATCATATCTGAAATTAACACGAGGAAAGATGATGTTAAATCTTAA
- a CDS encoding bifunctional oligoribonuclease/PAP phosphatase NrnA, with protein sequence MMLNLNGIKKAALFTHIRPDGDALGSMCGLGLALKKKGIEIDYYCDSEVPQLLSFLPDVNRVLSGTFANNYDMLISIDCADEFRLGKYKDAFLKHPNTVNLDHHMTNTNFAKINIIKNLSSSCELVFEVIKSLNIDLDDQIALDLYVGMVTDTGHFTQANTTSGVHMASAELIKYNIDIEYISQRLFKEISKNKLMLVKDCIAGMRFFSSDRICLIGIKKEMLNQHNLDINETEGIINYAINITNVMIGICLTESAKNAYKVSLRSKKGVNVAEVASLFGGGGHLQAAGFMINGCFEDVIERIVKACEKVLEPL encoded by the coding sequence ATGATGTTAAATCTTAACGGGATAAAAAAAGCCGCATTATTTACACACATTAGACCTGATGGCGATGCTTTGGGTTCGATGTGTGGTCTTGGCTTGGCGTTAAAGAAAAAAGGCATTGAAATTGACTATTATTGTGATTCTGAAGTGCCGCAATTGCTTAGCTTTTTGCCCGATGTTAATCGTGTCTTAAGTGGAACTTTTGCTAACAACTATGATATGCTGATTTCTATAGATTGTGCTGATGAATTTAGACTTGGAAAATACAAAGACGCATTTTTAAAACATCCCAACACAGTTAATCTTGATCACCATATGACCAATACCAATTTCGCTAAGATTAACATTATAAAAAACTTATCAAGCAGCTGTGAATTGGTATTTGAAGTTATAAAAAGTCTTAATATAGATTTAGATGACCAAATAGCCCTTGATCTTTATGTAGGAATGGTTACCGATACAGGGCATTTTACGCAAGCCAATACGACTAGTGGAGTACATATGGCTAGCGCAGAGCTTATAAAATACAATATTGATATAGAATATATTTCCCAAAGATTATTTAAAGAAATTTCAAAAAACAAATTAATGCTGGTAAAAGATTGCATTGCTGGCATGCGCTTTTTTAGTTCGGACAGAATTTGCTTAATCGGTATAAAAAAGGAAATGCTTAATCAGCATAATTTAGATATTAATGAAACCGAAGGCATAATCAATTATGCAATTAATATAACTAATGTTATGATAGGCATTTGCTTGACCGAAAGTGCAAAAAACGCCTATAAGGTCAGTCTTAGATCAAAAAAAGGTGTCAATGTTGCTGAAGTCGCTTCTTTGTTTGGCGGCGGAGGGCATTTGCAGGCTGCTGGCTTTATGATTAACGGTTGTTTTGAAGACGTGATAGAAAGAATAGTCAAGGCTTGTGAAAAGGTATTAGAGCCCCTATGA
- the infB gene encoding translation initiation factor IF-2, translating into GYDDDESAPRHRKLKVKKAAPKKEITPIKIEKAVITTENLTVKMLSEKIGITAQEILKKLMILGIMTTINGVVDFDTMELVASEFGVKLEKKLDKTKEEVLTELAMEEDSPENLKERPPIVTVMGHVDHGKTSLLDAIRKTNVTEGEAGGITQHIGAYTVNVGDKKITFIDTPGHEAFTAMRSRGAKITDIVIIVVAADDGVMPQTIEAINHAKAADVPIIIAINKMDKPGANPQRILEQLSAHDVLCEAWGGDSPAVEISAKTRMNIDKLLSTILTVAEIYEYKANPNRKGYGAIIEAKIDKNKGPIANIIVQNGTLKVGDTVVSGITYGHVRALQDDKGRSVKEAGPSMPVSILGFSEVPNAGDPIYVVEDEKLAKQVISERIAKQRASGLAVSNVVTLNDVFNKISEGQMKDLNLIIKADVQGSVEALKESLSKLSNEEVKVNIIHSAVGAINKSDVMLAEASKAIIIGFNVRPDSESKQYAENVGIDIRLYRIIYDAIDDVNAAIKGMLDPKYKETVNGQCEVRNVFKITGAGIVAGCYVTSGKILRSSNIRVLRNNTVIFDGSVGSLKRLKDDVKEVASGFECGVTVSGFSDFKVGDVLESYTLEKI; encoded by the coding sequence GGATACGATGATGATGAATCAGCTCCTAGACATCGTAAGCTTAAAGTCAAAAAGGCAGCACCCAAGAAGGAAATTACTCCTATTAAGATTGAAAAGGCAGTTATTACAACCGAAAATCTGACTGTTAAGATGCTTTCTGAAAAGATAGGAATAACAGCCCAAGAGATTCTTAAAAAACTTATGATTTTGGGTATAATGACAACCATAAACGGTGTGGTTGATTTTGATACAATGGAGCTTGTCGCCAGCGAATTTGGCGTTAAGCTTGAAAAGAAACTTGACAAAACCAAAGAAGAGGTTTTGACCGAACTGGCAATGGAGGAAGACTCACCCGAAAATTTGAAAGAACGTCCTCCTATTGTTACGGTAATGGGTCATGTAGACCATGGTAAAACTTCATTACTTGACGCAATCAGAAAGACCAACGTAACTGAAGGCGAAGCTGGTGGTATAACTCAGCATATTGGTGCTTATACTGTCAATGTAGGCGATAAGAAAATTACTTTTATTGATACCCCTGGACACGAAGCGTTTACCGCCATGCGTTCAAGAGGTGCCAAGATTACCGATATAGTTATAATCGTTGTTGCTGCTGATGACGGCGTAATGCCTCAAACCATTGAAGCTATAAACCATGCAAAAGCAGCAGATGTACCTATCATTATAGCTATCAACAAAATGGATAAACCTGGTGCTAACCCTCAAAGAATTCTTGAGCAATTATCAGCACATGATGTGCTTTGCGAAGCATGGGGCGGTGATTCACCCGCAGTTGAAATTTCAGCAAAAACAAGAATGAATATAGACAAACTGCTTTCTACTATTCTTACAGTTGCTGAAATTTATGAATATAAAGCTAATCCAAACAGAAAGGGCTATGGAGCAATTATAGAAGCCAAGATTGATAAAAACAAAGGACCTATTGCAAACATCATTGTTCAAAATGGTACTTTGAAAGTAGGCGATACAGTTGTTTCGGGCATAACTTATGGACACGTAAGAGCTTTGCAGGATGACAAAGGCAGATCAGTTAAAGAAGCTGGACCTTCAATGCCTGTATCTATTTTAGGTTTTTCAGAAGTGCCCAATGCTGGAGATCCTATCTATGTTGTAGAAGATGAAAAACTTGCAAAACAGGTTATTTCTGAAAGAATTGCTAAGCAAAGGGCTTCAGGATTGGCTGTATCCAATGTAGTTACATTGAACGATGTATTCAATAAGATAAGCGAAGGTCAGATGAAAGATCTCAATCTGATTATAAAAGCTGATGTTCAGGGTTCTGTCGAAGCGTTAAAAGAATCATTGAGCAAGCTAAGCAATGAAGAAGTTAAGGTTAATATAATTCATAGCGCTGTAGGTGCAATAAACAAATCCGATGTTATGCTTGCAGAGGCATCTAAGGCTATAATAATCGGCTTTAACGTAAGACCCGATTCTGAAAGCAAGCAATATGCTGAAAATGTTGGAATTGATATAAGACTTTATAGAATCATATATGACGCAATTGACGATGTAAACGCCGCTATAAAAGGAATGCTTGATCCCAAATATAAGGAAACAGTTAATGGTCAATGCGAAGTGCGCAACGTGTTTAAGATTACAGGCGCTGGCATTGTTGCAGGATGTTATGTTACAAGCGGTAAAATCTTGCGTTCAAGCAATATAAGAGTGTTGCGCAACAATACTGTAATATTCGACGGTTCAGTAGGTTCATTAAAGCGTTTGAAAGACGATGTAAAAGAAGTCGCTTCAGGCTTTGAATGCGGTGTTACCGTAAGCGGATTTTCTGACTTTAAGGTTGGAGATGTGTTAGAATCTTATACTTTGGAGAAGATATAA
- a CDS encoding TIM barrel protein encodes MIRFGPSGNSKSFYESGLKHTYEAPKWLKALGLSAFEYSFGRGVKMSDEMAKKIGQEMQQNDIQLSVHAPYYINLATTDDPKAQNSYGYVLQSLEKLKAMGGTRCVMHSGTLSGSERKDALFRIHQKMEELLKIIENKNLTSLILCPETMGKYSQIGTVEEICALCTLHPMLIPCLDFGHINSYMQGRLKTKDDFKRVIDTVFSILGDQKAPYIHIHFSKIKYGTAGEIHHLNFSDEEGDIYGPNFEPLAEVLHEYKMSPVIICESTDNMAEDSLKMKEIYEKIF; translated from the coding sequence ATGATAAGATTTGGACCATCCGGAAATTCGAAAAGTTTTTATGAATCAGGTTTGAAGCATACCTATGAAGCTCCGAAATGGTTAAAAGCGCTTGGGCTTAGTGCTTTTGAATACTCTTTTGGACGCGGAGTCAAAATGTCTGATGAAATGGCAAAAAAGATAGGACAGGAAATGCAGCAAAATGATATTCAATTGAGTGTCCATGCTCCTTATTATATTAATCTTGCAACTACTGATGACCCAAAAGCTCAAAATTCCTATGGCTATGTTTTGCAGTCTTTAGAAAAACTAAAAGCCATGGGCGGCACAAGATGCGTTATGCATAGCGGAACATTATCTGGATCTGAACGTAAAGATGCCTTATTTCGAATTCATCAAAAAATGGAAGAACTTCTAAAAATTATTGAAAATAAAAACTTAACCTCATTAATTTTATGCCCCGAAACTATGGGAAAATATAGCCAGATAGGAACAGTAGAAGAAATATGCGCATTATGTACTTTGCATCCTATGCTGATACCTTGCTTGGACTTTGGGCATATTAATTCATATATGCAAGGCAGACTAAAAACTAAAGATGATTTTAAGAGAGTAATTGATACCGTCTTTAGTATTTTGGGTGACCAAAAAGCGCCTTATATCCATATACATTTTTCCAAAATAAAATATGGAACAGCAGGCGAAATACATCATCTTAACTTTTCTGATGAAGAAGGCGATATCTATGGTCCTAACTTTGAACCTTTGGCTGAGGTTTTACACGAATATAAAATGTCGCCTGTGATCATTTGCGAATCTACTGATAATATGGCGGAAGATTCATTAAAAATGAAAGAAATTTATGAGAAAATCTTTTGA
- the ribF gene encoding riboflavin biosynthesis protein RibF: MIITDFLSKTNEPLAIALGFFDSVHIGHRAVIGLAVQYAQKNGIKSAVLTFENNPMQVLGQKDKLIFSFEERLKRLEKLGVDVVIKQKFDQEFMNTDKALFFDNLLRSHDIRFAVCGNDYHFGKGGEGDINYLKNRFSQLNIEFKALDFVLAEQSKVSSTSIRKMIENGEIQKANQLLVEPYFVTGKVISGRGEGRRLGLPTININFEPDKVRPLSGVYITKTLIDNKSYLSVTNVGSKPTFGDDNQNIETHILDYSGNLYNKDVKIEFYKYLRNIIRFQKIEQLVDQIEQDIKTAKMFFNGENQ; this comes from the coding sequence ATGATAATTACAGATTTTTTATCAAAAACTAATGAACCTCTGGCAATTGCATTAGGTTTTTTTGATAGCGTACATATAGGCCATAGAGCGGTTATAGGACTTGCAGTCCAATATGCCCAAAAAAATGGCATAAAGAGTGCTGTCTTGACTTTTGAAAACAATCCTATGCAAGTCTTAGGTCAAAAGGATAAGCTTATTTTTTCTTTTGAAGAAAGACTAAAAAGGCTTGAAAAACTTGGCGTAGATGTTGTTATTAAGCAAAAGTTTGATCAAGAATTTATGAACACAGATAAAGCATTGTTTTTTGATAATCTGTTAAGAAGTCATGATATACGCTTTGCCGTTTGCGGTAATGATTATCATTTTGGAAAAGGCGGTGAAGGCGACATCAATTATCTAAAAAACCGTTTTTCCCAACTAAATATAGAATTTAAGGCTTTGGATTTTGTTTTAGCTGAACAATCAAAAGTTTCCAGTACTAGCATAAGAAAAATGATAGAAAATGGAGAGATACAAAAAGCCAATCAATTATTAGTGGAACCTTATTTTGTAACTGGAAAAGTAATCAGCGGGCGAGGAGAAGGCAGAAGGCTTGGATTGCCCACAATCAATATTAATTTTGAGCCTGATAAAGTAAGACCTTTGAGCGGAGTATATATTACTAAGACTTTGATTGATAATAAAAGTTATCTTTCTGTAACCAATGTTGGATCAAAACCGACATTTGGCGATGATAATCAAAACATCGAAACACATATTTTGGATTACAGCGGAAATCTTTATAATAAAGATGTCAAAATTGAATTTTATAAATATTTACGTAATATAATAAGATTTCAAAAGATAGAACAGCTAGTTGATCAGATAGAGCAGGACATAAAAACTGCCAAAATGTTTTTTAATGGAGAAAATCAATAA
- a CDS encoding lactate utilization protein: MDDKIELLIKNLKRRTFIPHYCEDTQQAINKVLEIIPQNASVGIGGSMTLKNMNMHEILQNRGNQVLSAGFTKDMSNEEIYKKAAFSDVYMTSVNAITTEGELINIDGRGNRVAAIIYGPPVVVAVLGVNKIVDNLSDGISRVRNVASPQNCVRLNKKTPCSVTGKCHHCYPPETICRNTVITHFPSNGKEFHVIIINENIGY, from the coding sequence ATGGATGACAAAATCGAATTATTAATAAAAAATCTAAAAAGACGAACTTTTATACCGCATTATTGCGAAGATACTCAACAAGCAATTAATAAAGTTTTGGAAATTATTCCTCAAAATGCAAGCGTAGGCATTGGCGGCAGCATGACCTTAAAAAATATGAATATGCATGAAATATTGCAAAATAGAGGTAATCAAGTTTTGAGTGCTGGATTTACCAAGGACATGTCCAATGAAGAAATTTATAAAAAAGCAGCATTTTCTGATGTTTACATGACTTCGGTCAATGCGATAACAACTGAAGGCGAATTAATTAATATAGACGGCAGAGGCAATCGTGTAGCTGCAATAATTTATGGCCCTCCTGTCGTTGTTGCCGTACTAGGTGTTAATAAAATAGTTGATAATCTGAGTGATGGAATATCGCGTGTGCGCAATGTCGCTTCACCTCAAAATTGTGTAAGACTTAATAAAAAAACGCCTTGTTCTGTTACAGGCAAATGTCATCACTGCTATCCTCCTGAAACAATATGCAGAAATACGGTTATAACTCATTTTCCTTCAAATGGAAAAGAATTTCATGTTATAATAATTAATGAAAATATTGGATATTAA
- the truB gene encoding tRNA pseudouridine(55) synthase TruB, which yields MTGFVNFLKPPKMSSAGAVSYIKKLYKVNKCGHMGTLDPFACGVLPIALGRATRLFDYLINKTKVYRAIFRFGIETDTFDLDGQITRIDNKVVTLDEVNSVLHQFKGVIFQTPPKYSAKKINGERAYKLARSGEEIELKPSKVEIFDIEAADFGSNEFAFDIKCSGGTYIRSLCRDIANQLNTCGVMTCLIRTASGFFKIEDCKTQEQLNDSLDIIRCDDVLADFEKCIVNTERDYFLAINGAPFFGDCKSNQTKDLAVYFDNTLIGVAQKKDDKFKLDIRLV from the coding sequence ATGACGGGATTTGTCAATTTTTTGAAGCCGCCCAAAATGTCGTCTGCCGGTGCGGTATCTTATATTAAAAAGCTATATAAAGTTAATAAATGTGGACATATGGGCACATTAGATCCGTTTGCATGCGGAGTGTTGCCCATAGCATTAGGGAGAGCAACAAGACTTTTTGATTATCTTATCAACAAAACCAAAGTTTATAGAGCAATATTCAGATTTGGAATAGAAACAGATACTTTTGACTTAGATGGTCAAATAACACGCATTGATAACAAAGTCGTTACTTTAGATGAAGTTAACAGCGTTTTGCATCAATTTAAAGGCGTTATTTTTCAAACACCCCCCAAATACAGTGCAAAAAAAATCAATGGAGAAAGAGCGTACAAGCTTGCCCGAAGCGGAGAAGAAATAGAACTCAAACCTTCAAAAGTTGAGATTTTTGATATTGAAGCGGCAGATTTTGGTAGCAATGAATTTGCTTTTGATATAAAATGTTCTGGCGGCACTTATATAAGAAGTTTATGCCGTGATATTGCAAATCAACTCAACACCTGTGGCGTTATGACATGTCTTATCAGAACTGCTTCAGGTTTTTTTAAAATTGAAGATTGCAAAACTCAAGAACAGCTAAATGATAGTTTGGATATCATCAGATGTGATGATGTGTTAGCTGACTTTGAAAAATGTATAGTCAATACAGAAAGAGATTATTTTCTTGCTATAAACGGTGCGCCTTTTTTTGGAGATTGCAAGAGCAATCAAACAAAAGACCTTGCTGTTTATTTTGATAACACACTGATAGGCGTAGCCCAAAAAAAAGACGATAAGTTCAAACTGGATATAAGATTGGTATAA